The proteins below are encoded in one region of Bosea sp. BIWAKO-01:
- a CDS encoding ABC transporter ATP-binding protein, with protein sequence MVAVQFASAPERDVPTARGADLVISGVSHAFDLEGRPLPVLDDIDLDVRAGEFVALLGPSGCGKSTLLRLVAGLEQPSQGRIAAAGELITAPDPSRVVVFQDPTLYPWRTVWRNVALGLEARGLLATQKGRVDDALWTVGLAGFERAFPRQLSGGMAQRAALARALVNDPSVLILDEPLGKLDSLTRIAMQTEIAELWRQRGFTTLLVTHDVEEALFLAQRVIVLSERPARIKAEIVNDLPYPRHRGDPRLAELRGQALAHLGLDASW encoded by the coding sequence ATGGTAGCCGTGCAATTCGCCTCCGCACCGGAGCGGGACGTGCCGACTGCGCGCGGGGCTGATCTCGTCATCTCCGGTGTCTCGCATGCCTTCGATCTCGAGGGCCGGCCGCTGCCGGTGCTCGACGATATCGACCTCGACGTCCGGGCCGGCGAATTCGTAGCCCTGCTCGGCCCGAGCGGGTGCGGGAAGTCGACGCTGCTGCGGCTCGTCGCCGGGTTGGAACAGCCCTCTCAAGGCCGGATCGCGGCCGCCGGAGAGCTGATCACCGCTCCCGACCCGTCCCGCGTCGTCGTCTTCCAGGACCCGACGCTCTATCCCTGGCGCACCGTCTGGAGGAATGTCGCGCTCGGGCTGGAGGCGCGCGGGCTGCTCGCCACACAAAAGGGCCGTGTCGACGACGCGCTGTGGACGGTCGGTCTCGCCGGCTTCGAGCGGGCCTTTCCGCGCCAGCTGTCCGGCGGCATGGCGCAGCGCGCTGCACTGGCGCGCGCACTCGTCAATGATCCGAGCGTGCTGATCCTCGACGAACCGCTCGGGAAGCTCGACTCGCTGACGCGGATCGCGATGCAGACCGAGATCGCCGAACTCTGGCGCCAGCGCGGCTTCACCACGCTGCTCGTCACCCATGATGTCGAAGAGGCGCTGTTCCTGGCGCAGCGCGTCATCGTGCTGAGCGAGCGCCCGGCCCGGATCAAGGCCGAGATCGTCAACGACCTGCCCTACCCGCGCCATCGCGGCGACCCGCGGCTGGCGGAACTGCGCGGGCAGGCCCTCGCCCATCTCGGGCTCGACGCCAGCTGGTGA
- a CDS encoding GNAT family N-acetyltransferase, with the protein MTDLIVRSSPFDGKAEVLIEGLVAEYDGRYGANSRPGGARSEILRYPAEVFAPPLGDFLLLRRGDETIAGGAFMSHDDETTELKRIWTRDDLRRQGLARQIVLALEEAAAELGYTRAYLTTGFRQPEATSLYLSLGYRPLFDTTVDPTLYRSLPFEKHIGAKAGTAGSRAIYPPAASLEEATARVAIVKAEQEARIAARLATHRAATAQVAAA; encoded by the coding sequence ATGACTGACCTGATCGTGCGATCGTCTCCCTTTGATGGGAAAGCAGAGGTTTTGATCGAAGGGCTTGTTGCCGAGTACGACGGCCGATACGGGGCCAATAGCAGGCCAGGCGGCGCGCGCTCCGAGATCCTGCGCTACCCGGCAGAGGTCTTCGCCCCGCCCTTGGGAGATTTCCTGCTCCTGCGGCGCGGCGACGAGACCATCGCGGGCGGCGCCTTCATGAGCCATGACGACGAAACAACCGAGCTCAAGCGCATCTGGACGCGAGACGACCTGCGGCGGCAGGGGCTGGCACGGCAGATCGTGCTCGCGCTCGAAGAGGCGGCGGCCGAGCTCGGCTACACCCGAGCCTATCTCACCACCGGGTTCCGGCAGCCGGAGGCGACGAGCCTCTATCTCTCGCTCGGCTATCGGCCGCTCTTCGACACGACAGTCGACCCGACGCTCTATCGCTCCCTGCCTTTTGAAAAACATATCGGGGCGAAGGCCGGCACGGCGGGCAGCAGAGCAATCTATCCGCCGGCCGCATCGCTCGAGGAAGCGACGGCCCGCGTCGCCATCGTCAAGGCCGAGCAGGAAGCCAGGATTGCGGCCCGCCTGGCGACCCATCGCGCGGCGACGGCACAGGTGGCAGCGGCCTGA
- a CDS encoding CopD family protein: protein MNGFIEAALPAIRWLHLAALLSSLGTEAFRLLAWGRLGAAPEAASLLRRLTWFSRAGVAISLVSGVAWLWFQGGAMLGNAVASREAALAVLQTRFGETLLLRLALLVIALWLLQSEKSGRSIALPLLAAAAFLQGGLGHGAATEGWVTIALGLHVVAAGLWLGALLPLLATCTLLPAQAAAIARRFTPLGLACVLTLALTSLMQVQALLGTLAATLGTSYGRLILLKLVLFAGLLAIASASRFRFVPQAEAGGSTRGLRRALALETGLGLAMVAAAAALASQPPGIHEQPDWPLPLRPVPGLWDDAYLRDGLLRLLGPVAIAVALFALAFLLRKLRWPALAAGAVALFYVQVPPWRPYVVAAVPTSFQLSPTGHSARAIATGRALFQRDCASCHGSDARGRGPVAVAQAVWPPDLSAPLIAGRPGGELFWSIRHGAEPMPAATGLEDAEIWALIDFIRLRAGARIYAPSEMRFAGAARMPGFVARCRDDAILAPGNGRVLRLWIEPGPLGATAQVQADGAVARCPVEDPEPLAAALAELTGGKAPPAQVLIDANGWLRRAFKTESSASPDIVATELTLIREQPFDATSLHH, encoded by the coding sequence GTGAACGGGTTCATCGAGGCGGCGCTGCCGGCGATCCGCTGGCTCCATCTGGCCGCCTTGCTGTCCAGCCTCGGCACCGAAGCCTTTCGACTGCTGGCATGGGGACGACTGGGCGCCGCGCCGGAGGCTGCCTCGTTGCTGCGGAGGTTGACCTGGTTCAGCCGGGCCGGCGTCGCAATCTCCCTTGTCAGCGGCGTCGCCTGGCTCTGGTTCCAGGGCGGCGCCATGCTGGGAAACGCCGTCGCAAGCCGGGAGGCGGCGCTTGCCGTCCTCCAGACCCGCTTCGGCGAGACCTTGCTGCTGCGCCTCGCCTTGCTGGTCATCGCGCTGTGGCTGCTGCAGAGCGAGAAAAGCGGGCGATCGATCGCCCTGCCGCTTCTCGCCGCTGCTGCCTTCCTGCAAGGCGGGCTCGGCCATGGCGCGGCGACCGAGGGCTGGGTCACGATCGCCCTTGGCCTGCATGTCGTGGCAGCCGGGCTCTGGCTCGGCGCGCTGCTGCCGCTGCTCGCGACCTGCACTCTCCTGCCCGCGCAGGCCGCCGCAATCGCACGCCGTTTCACGCCGCTCGGCCTCGCCTGCGTGCTGACGCTTGCCCTCACCTCGCTGATGCAGGTTCAGGCGCTTCTCGGCACGCTGGCGGCGACGCTCGGCACGAGTTACGGCCGGCTCATCCTGCTCAAGCTCGTGCTTTTCGCGGGCCTGCTGGCGATCGCAAGCGCCAGCCGCTTCCGCTTCGTGCCGCAAGCGGAAGCCGGCGGTTCGACACGCGGCCTGCGGCGCGCCCTCGCCCTTGAGACCGGCCTCGGACTGGCCATGGTCGCGGCTGCCGCAGCACTCGCAAGCCAGCCGCCGGGCATCCACGAACAGCCGGATTGGCCCCTCCCGCTGCGACCTGTTCCGGGGCTCTGGGACGATGCCTATCTGCGCGACGGGCTCCTGCGCCTGCTCGGCCCTGTCGCCATCGCGGTCGCGCTCTTCGCGCTGGCTTTCCTGCTGCGCAAACTGCGCTGGCCGGCCCTCGCGGCCGGAGCCGTCGCGCTGTTCTATGTCCAGGTGCCGCCATGGCGGCCCTATGTCGTCGCCGCGGTGCCGACTAGCTTCCAGCTCTCGCCGACCGGGCATTCCGCGCGCGCGATCGCAACGGGCCGGGCGCTGTTCCAGCGCGACTGCGCGAGCTGCCATGGCAGCGACGCGCGCGGCCGCGGTCCGGTCGCGGTCGCGCAAGCTGTCTGGCCGCCGGATCTCTCGGCGCCGCTGATCGCAGGCCGGCCGGGCGGAGAGCTGTTCTGGTCGATCCGGCATGGCGCCGAGCCGATGCCGGCGGCAACCGGGCTCGAGGATGCCGAGATCTGGGCCCTGATCGATTTCATCCGGCTGCGCGCCGGCGCCCGCATCTATGCCCCCTCCGAGATGCGCTTTGCCGGGGCCGCCCGCATGCCGGGCTTCGTCGCCCGCTGCCGCGACGACGCTATCCTGGCGCCGGGTAATGGCCGGGTCCTGCGCCTGTGGATCGAGCCCGGCCCGCTGGGCGCGACGGCGCAGGTCCAGGCCGACGGCGCGGTCGCCCGCTGCCCGGTCGAGGACCCCGAGCCGCTGGCCGCTGCGCTCGCGGAACTGACCGGCGGCAAGGCGCCGCCCGCGCAGGTTCTGATCGACGCCAATGGCTGGCTGCGCCGCGCCTTCAAGACCGAAAGCAGCGCCTCACCCGACATCGTCGCGACCGAATTGACGCTCATTCGGGAGCAGCCCTTTGACGCCACCTCCTTGCACCACTGA
- the copC gene encoding copper homeostasis periplasmic binding protein CopC has protein sequence MSRVTGLALALSLAVSTFAASHAFAHAHLRTASPAEGATVAAPAEIVLGFTEALEVRLSSITVRDAQGQAVQAAPAEAVPGDGKALKIRLKAAAPGPYTVEWAATSVDTHRVTGQYRFIVRP, from the coding sequence ATGTCTCGCGTCACCGGGCTCGCGCTCGCCCTCTCTCTTGCCGTCTCCACCTTTGCCGCCTCACACGCCTTCGCCCATGCCCATCTCAGGACCGCTTCGCCGGCGGAGGGCGCGACAGTCGCCGCCCCGGCCGAGATCGTGCTCGGCTTCACCGAGGCTCTCGAGGTCAGGCTCAGCAGCATCACCGTTCGTGATGCGCAGGGCCAGGCGGTGCAGGCGGCCCCGGCGGAAGCCGTGCCCGGCGACGGCAAGGCGCTGAAGATCCGCCTGAAGGCGGCGGCGCCCGGCCCCTACACGGTCGAATGGGCGGCGACCTCGGTCGATACGCATCGCGTCACCGGGCAGTACCGCTTCATCGTCAGGCCCTGA
- a CDS encoding PLP-dependent cysteine synthase family protein — MGTQNNHFAALVGNTPLLELRRFADRLEVASRIFAKIEYLNPAGSIKDRTAWGIIREAEETGALKPGQLIVDLTSGNTGIGLAALAAARGYRSKFYLRNTISEDKIRLLHQYGAETVLIDNSVFLETGAIHAIIDRVRRENPDAYYTNQRGNPANPRVHFETTGPEIWRETKGEVDIFVAAVGTGGTISGTGRFLKAQKPGVKVVVVEPGAASIPSAETPYPDSIEGVHKVTDVEAAYLPENFDAAVVDEVIVTDTAQARAFAQALAQEEGILAGTSSGAVLFAAAALGRRPENAGKTIVAIVADSGERYLSPPKLGPSVARTETARPASLAAVAAAW; from the coding sequence ATGGGAACGCAGAACAACCACTTTGCGGCGCTGGTCGGCAACACGCCGCTGCTGGAACTGCGCCGCTTTGCGGACAGGCTAGAGGTCGCCTCCCGCATCTTCGCGAAGATCGAGTATCTGAACCCGGCCGGCAGCATCAAGGACCGCACGGCCTGGGGCATCATCCGCGAGGCCGAGGAGACGGGGGCGCTGAAGCCCGGCCAGCTCATCGTCGATCTCACCAGCGGCAATACCGGCATCGGCCTCGCCGCCCTGGCAGCGGCGCGCGGCTACCGCTCGAAATTCTATCTCCGCAACACGATCAGCGAGGACAAGATCCGGTTGCTGCACCAATATGGCGCCGAAACCGTCCTGATCGACAACAGCGTATTCCTGGAAACCGGTGCCATCCACGCGATCATCGACCGCGTCCGCCGCGAGAATCCCGATGCGTATTACACCAATCAGCGGGGCAACCCGGCAAACCCTCGGGTTCATTTCGAGACGACCGGGCCGGAAATCTGGCGCGAGACCAAGGGCGAGGTCGACATCTTCGTGGCCGCGGTCGGCACCGGCGGCACGATCTCCGGCACGGGCCGCTTCCTGAAGGCGCAGAAGCCCGGCGTGAAGGTCGTCGTCGTCGAGCCCGGCGCGGCCTCGATCCCCTCGGCCGAGACGCCCTACCCGGACAGCATCGAGGGCGTCCACAAGGTGACCGATGTCGAGGCCGCCTACCTGCCCGAAAATTTCGACGCTGCCGTCGTCGACGAGGTGATCGTGACCGACACGGCGCAGGCGCGCGCGTTCGCGCAGGCCCTGGCGCAGGAGGAAGGCATCCTGGCAGGCACATCGTCGGGCGCGGTGCTGTTTGCCGCCGCGGCCCTCGGCCGGCGCCCCGAAAACGCCGGCAAGACAATCGTCGCCATCGTCGCCGATAGCGGCGAACGCTATCTCAGCCCTCCCAAGCTCGGCCCCAGCGTCGCACGGACGGAAACGGCGAGGCCGGCATCGCTCGCGGCTGTCGCCGCAGCCTGGTGA
- a CDS encoding ABC transporter permease gives MSGRSPLKALLQFVPVLYIVSLIVFMLVYLTGDPSALLIPEDASEEDRLVLVAAWGLDRPWYVQYLRYMGNILTGDFGVSYRYGTDALPVVLERIPATLTLTAGGLIVAILIALPTGIFAALRRNSMPDFAISAVTILGKAMPNFWVGIMLILVFGVWLRLVPVSGSGSFAHLILPALTLGTGFAAELTKLIRSSLLEVMGQDYIRTARAKGVPEILVILRHGLRNALIPALTMTSLHAIALLGGALVTETVFSWPGLGQLVVQAVYTKDMAVIQIAVFVITIMALTINLTTDALYRLIDPRLRH, from the coding sequence ATGAGCGGACGCTCTCCCCTCAAGGCGCTGCTACAATTCGTACCGGTGCTCTACATCGTCTCGCTGATCGTCTTCATGCTGGTCTATCTGACGGGGGACCCTTCGGCGCTGCTGATCCCGGAGGATGCGAGCGAAGAAGACCGCCTCGTGCTGGTCGCCGCATGGGGGCTCGATCGGCCCTGGTATGTCCAATATCTCCGCTACATGGGCAATATCCTGACTGGGGATTTCGGCGTTTCCTATCGCTACGGCACGGACGCCCTGCCGGTCGTGCTCGAACGCATCCCTGCAACCCTGACACTGACGGCGGGCGGCCTCATTGTTGCGATCCTCATCGCCCTGCCGACCGGCATCTTTGCTGCGCTCCGGCGCAACAGCATGCCGGATTTCGCGATCTCCGCCGTGACGATCCTGGGCAAGGCGATGCCGAATTTCTGGGTCGGCATCATGCTGATCCTCGTCTTCGGCGTTTGGCTCCGGCTGGTTCCGGTCTCCGGCAGCGGCAGCTTCGCGCATCTGATCCTGCCTGCGCTAACGCTGGGTACCGGCTTTGCCGCGGAGCTGACCAAACTGATCCGGTCCAGCCTGCTGGAGGTCATGGGTCAGGACTATATCCGGACCGCCCGGGCCAAGGGCGTGCCGGAGATCCTCGTCATCCTCCGCCACGGCCTGCGCAACGCGCTCATCCCGGCACTGACCATGACATCGCTCCATGCCATCGCGCTGCTCGGCGGGGCGCTGGTCACGGAAACCGTGTTCTCCTGGCCGGGGCTCGGCCAGCTCGTCGTGCAGGCGGTCTACACCAAGGACATGGCGGTCATTCAGATCGCGGTGTTCGTCATCACCATCATGGCTCTGACGATCAACCTGACGACGGACGCCCTCTACCGGCTGATCGACCCGCGCCTGCGGCATTGA
- a CDS encoding ABC transporter substrate-binding protein yields MTLLTSQPTRRTLLRGAAALAAAPLVGVAGHHAFAQAAPLAQRQTIKLAWGQTAVCQSPISVALKQGLFEKYNIAVEPVNFSGPTDALLQAIATGHADGGIGMALRWLKPLEQGFDVGLSVGTHGGCMRLLVAENAGIGSLKDLKGKSVAVTDPASPVRNFFAIRLAEIGLDPEKDVSWVQYPQDLFGEALRKGEVQALAGDDPHLYLIRERDKLVELATNLEGQYAKSTCCVLGLRGALIRDQPQVAAAVSRAIVEAQAWTAANPDKTAEIFAPFVPAKVTPETVAAILRSHTHDHHSTGAALRDDVALFTEQLKLVNVIRKSTDAKAFAKKIVPNVAV; encoded by the coding sequence ATGACCCTTCTCACCAGCCAGCCCACCCGCCGCACGCTGCTGCGCGGCGCCGCCGCCCTCGCCGCCGCGCCACTCGTCGGTGTCGCCGGGCACCATGCCTTTGCCCAGGCCGCGCCGCTGGCGCAGCGGCAGACGATCAAGCTCGCCTGGGGCCAGACGGCCGTCTGCCAGTCGCCGATCTCGGTCGCGCTGAAGCAGGGGCTGTTCGAGAAATACAATATCGCCGTCGAGCCGGTGAACTTCAGCGGGCCGACCGATGCGCTGCTCCAGGCGATCGCGACCGGCCATGCCGATGGCGGCATCGGCATGGCACTGCGCTGGCTGAAGCCCCTCGAACAGGGCTTTGACGTCGGCCTGAGCGTCGGCACCCATGGCGGCTGCATGCGGCTGCTCGTCGCCGAGAATGCCGGCATCGGCAGCCTGAAGGACCTGAAGGGCAAATCCGTCGCCGTCACCGACCCGGCGAGCCCGGTGCGCAATTTCTTCGCCATCCGGCTGGCCGAGATCGGCCTCGATCCGGAGAAGGATGTCAGCTGGGTGCAGTATCCGCAGGATCTGTTCGGCGAAGCGCTGAGGAAGGGCGAGGTCCAGGCGCTGGCCGGCGACGACCCGCATCTCTATCTCATCCGCGAGCGCGACAAGCTCGTCGAACTCGCCACCAATCTCGAGGGCCAATACGCCAAGTCGACCTGCTGCGTGCTCGGTCTGCGCGGCGCCCTGATCCGCGACCAGCCGCAGGTCGCAGCCGCGGTTTCCCGCGCTATCGTCGAGGCCCAGGCCTGGACCGCGGCCAATCCCGACAAGACGGCCGAAATCTTCGCCCCCTTCGTCCCGGCGAAGGTGACGCCCGAGACGGTGGCGGCGATCCTGCGCAGCCATACCCATGACCACCACTCCACCGGAGCGGCGCTGCGCGACGATGTCGCCCTGTTCACCGAACAGCTCAAGCTCGTCAACGTGATCCGCAAGAGCACCGACGCCAAGGCCTTCGCGAAGAAGATCGTGCCCAATGTCGCCGTTTGA
- a CDS encoding OsmC family protein translates to MSDLTEYLAQKRDALLRRKAHARTPEARPQRLQARATAEGRSGVRRIRIRDFQVVSDSPPDFAGYDLGPSSPELLLGALSSCLTHTYLIQAADQQVDLRDVSVEVQGQLDPRAGTPGFETTPVYPHDLSYTVRLTTDATDLDALNAAVERFCPILNLLRRGTEVRGTVERIPASRAAA, encoded by the coding sequence ATGTCCGATCTCACGGAATATCTCGCCCAGAAGCGCGACGCCCTGTTGCGCCGCAAGGCCCATGCCCGCACGCCCGAGGCCCGGCCACAGCGCCTGCAAGCCCGGGCAACCGCCGAAGGGCGCAGCGGCGTCCGGCGCATCCGGATCCGCGACTTCCAGGTCGTCAGCGACAGCCCGCCGGATTTCGCTGGCTACGATCTCGGCCCGAGCTCGCCGGAACTCCTGCTCGGCGCTTTGTCCAGCTGCCTGACGCACACCTACCTGATCCAGGCGGCCGACCAGCAGGTCGATCTGCGGGATGTCTCGGTGGAGGTGCAGGGCCAGCTCGATCCCCGCGCCGGCACGCCCGGTTTCGAGACGACGCCGGTCTATCCGCACGACCTCTCCTACACGGTGCGGCTGACCACCGATGCGACCGATCTTGACGCACTCAACGCGGCCGTCGAGCGTTTCTGCCCGATCCTGAACCTGCTCCGGCGCGGCACGGAGGTGCGTGGAACGGTCGAACGCATCCCGGCCAGCCGCGCCGCCGCCTGA
- a CDS encoding LLM class flavin-dependent oxidoreductase: MTIADQTARKPRRLHLGLFHQPIGRHPAAWRQDTAQGHPEDIDWAIRIARKAEEGLFDMFFVADNLAGPEPGAQGKAGGLEPLTLLSALAVATSKIGLVGTISTSFAEPYNVARQLASLDHISHGRAGWNVVTTQSDRAAENFNLAALPDHAARYERAREFVQVVRGLWDSWANDALVMNRQSGAFLDTQRVRLLEHKGEHFSVRGPLNISRPPQGHPVIVQAGSSRDGIALAAAEADLAFTAQDTIADSHVYRDALSEAARAAGRKAPRLPILPGIMPIVGRTDAEAREKFAAMQEHTDIAAGIRQLSGRWGYDLSVHPLDGPVPEPGERIHGESRVRLLLNKARAENYTLRELAALAIASHGHRIIIGSPQTIADDLQFWFEQGAADGFNLIPASMPDGIDDFVDRVIPILQERGLFRRHYEETSLRERFGLGIPRLAAFAN, from the coding sequence ATGACGATCGCCGACCAGACCGCTCGCAAGCCCCGCAGGCTCCATCTCGGCCTGTTCCACCAGCCGATCGGCCGGCATCCGGCAGCGTGGCGGCAAGACACCGCGCAGGGCCATCCCGAGGATATCGACTGGGCGATCCGGATCGCCCGCAAGGCCGAGGAAGGACTGTTCGACATGTTCTTCGTCGCCGACAACCTCGCTGGCCCGGAGCCTGGCGCACAGGGCAAGGCCGGCGGGCTCGAGCCCCTGACCCTTCTCTCGGCGCTCGCCGTCGCGACCTCGAAGATCGGTCTCGTCGGCACGATCTCGACCAGCTTCGCCGAGCCCTACAACGTGGCCCGGCAGCTCGCTTCGCTCGACCATATCAGCCATGGCCGCGCCGGCTGGAACGTCGTCACCACCCAATCGGACCGGGCCGCCGAGAATTTCAACCTCGCCGCCCTGCCCGATCACGCCGCCCGCTATGAGCGCGCCCGGGAATTCGTGCAGGTCGTGCGCGGCCTGTGGGACAGCTGGGCCAATGATGCCCTCGTCATGAACAGGCAATCCGGCGCGTTCCTCGATACGCAGCGGGTGCGCCTGCTGGAGCACAAGGGCGAGCATTTTTCGGTGCGCGGTCCGCTCAACATCTCGCGGCCGCCGCAGGGTCATCCGGTCATCGTGCAAGCCGGCTCCTCGCGCGACGGCATCGCGCTCGCGGCGGCGGAGGCGGATCTCGCCTTCACGGCGCAGGACACGATCGCCGATTCCCACGTCTATCGCGACGCGCTGAGCGAGGCGGCGAGAGCCGCCGGGCGCAAGGCGCCACGCCTGCCGATCCTGCCCGGAATCATGCCGATCGTCGGGCGCACCGATGCCGAGGCACGCGAGAAATTCGCGGCGATGCAGGAGCATACCGACATCGCCGCCGGCATCCGCCAGTTGTCGGGGCGCTGGGGCTATGACCTGTCCGTCCATCCACTCGACGGGCCGGTGCCCGAGCCGGGCGAACGCATCCATGGCGAGAGCCGGGTGCGCCTGCTGCTGAACAAGGCACGCGCCGAGAATTACACGCTGCGCGAACTCGCGGCGCTCGCGATCGCATCCCATGGCCATCGCATCATCATCGGCTCACCCCAGACGATCGCCGACGACCTGCAATTCTGGTTCGAACAGGGCGCTGCCGACGGGTTCAACCTGATCCCGGCATCGATGCCCGACGGGATCGACGATTTCGTCGATCGGGTGATCCCGATCCTGCAGGAACGGGGATTGTTCCGCCGACATTACGAGGAAACCAGCCTGCGCGAGCGCTTTGGCCTCGGCATCCCGCGGCTCGCCGCATTCGCCAACTGA
- a CDS encoding ABC transporter permease, with the protein MSPFEQTGSAASFERPPLQVDGAVLARGALATVAWTSVAASVTLLANRKVGFAEPLYVDQTNLGLAAWAVLLAVATTIGAVWPPLGARLGRAAPWLVVLALFVGVWDLLTAKLGLLPVPFFAPPSSLVEVYAEDWPRLGESVLHSLRLLALGFLFGTVSGFITGVAIGWSRGLGYWVHPVLRFLGPIPSTALLPMSFFFFPSSFSAAIFLIALATWFPVTVLTWSGVASVDKAYYDVARTLGARRSFLIFKVAIPAALPHVFVGLFMGLGASFSVLVAAEMMGVKSGLGYYLQWAQGWAAYANMYGALIVMALIFSSLITLLFAARDRLLGWQKDVVKW; encoded by the coding sequence ATGTCGCCGTTTGAACAGACAGGCTCCGCCGCAAGCTTCGAGCGGCCGCCCCTGCAGGTCGATGGCGCGGTGCTGGCGCGGGGCGCGCTTGCGACGGTCGCCTGGACCTCGGTCGCGGCCTCCGTCACCCTGCTCGCGAACAGGAAGGTCGGCTTCGCCGAACCGCTCTATGTCGACCAGACCAATCTCGGCCTGGCCGCATGGGCGGTCCTGCTCGCGGTTGCCACGACGATCGGCGCCGTCTGGCCGCCGCTCGGCGCGCGGCTCGGCCGGGCCGCGCCCTGGCTCGTCGTGCTCGCGCTCTTCGTCGGCGTCTGGGACCTGCTGACGGCCAAGCTCGGCCTGCTTCCGGTGCCCTTCTTCGCGCCGCCCTCCTCGCTGGTGGAGGTCTATGCCGAGGACTGGCCGCGGCTCGGCGAAAGCGTGCTGCACTCGCTGCGGCTGCTCGCGCTCGGCTTCCTGTTCGGCACGGTCTCCGGCTTCATCACCGGCGTCGCGATCGGCTGGTCGCGCGGGCTCGGCTACTGGGTCCACCCCGTGCTGCGATTTCTGGGGCCGATCCCGTCGACCGCGCTCCTTCCGATGTCCTTCTTCTTCTTTCCCTCGAGCTTCTCGGCGGCAATCTTCCTGATCGCGCTCGCGACCTGGTTCCCGGTCACGGTGCTGACCTGGTCCGGCGTCGCCAGCGTGGACAAGGCCTATTACGACGTCGCCCGCACGCTCGGCGCCCGCCGCTCGTTCCTGATCTTCAAGGTCGCGATCCCGGCCGCCCTGCCGCATGTCTTCGTCGGGCTGTTCATGGGGCTCGGCGCTTCCTTCTCGGTGCTCGTGGCGGCCGAGATGATGGGCGTCAAATCCGGCCTCGGCTACTACCTGCAATGGGCCCAGGGCTGGGCGGCCTATGCCAACATGTATGGCGCGCTGATCGTCATGGCGCTGATCTTCTCGAGCCTGATCACGTTGCTCTTTGCTGCGCGCGACCGGTTGCTCGGCTGGCAGAAGGACGTGGTGAAATGGTAG
- a CDS encoding ABC transporter permease has translation MQISLPLPRIPRLPRLLRSLLSNKAGLAGLAIVAVIAVTALMADQLAPLDPLRRNLSLKLLPPAWLEGGNPRHLLGTDSQGRDLLSRIIFGARTSLTVGLAAVALSSLIGLSLGLLAGMAGGRVDALIMRVIDAMLAIPTMLFMLVVALVAGTGLVPLVVVIAATNWVGCARIVRADVLGVKEMDYIAAARSIGARPLGLILRHILPNILSSFVVVSTMNVGTVILAESSLSFLGFGIQPPEISWGQMLSEGRQYLATSWWVATFPGIAITLTVLGVILLGDWLRDHLDPRLD, from the coding sequence ATGCAGATATCCCTCCCGCTCCCCCGTATCCCGCGCCTGCCACGCCTGCTGCGCTCGCTATTGTCGAACAAGGCGGGCCTTGCCGGCCTTGCCATCGTCGCGGTCATCGCCGTGACGGCGCTGATGGCCGATCAACTGGCGCCGCTCGACCCGCTGCGGCGCAACCTTTCGCTGAAGCTGCTCCCGCCGGCCTGGCTCGAGGGCGGCAATCCGCGCCATCTGCTGGGAACCGACAGCCAGGGGCGCGACCTGCTCAGCCGCATCATCTTCGGCGCGCGCACCTCGCTGACGGTCGGCCTTGCCGCCGTCGCCCTCTCCAGCCTGATCGGCCTATCGCTCGGCCTGCTCGCCGGCATGGCAGGCGGCAGGGTCGATGCGCTGATCATGCGTGTGATCGACGCGATGCTGGCGATCCCGACGATGCTGTTCATGCTTGTCGTCGCCCTCGTAGCGGGAACCGGGCTCGTCCCGCTCGTCGTCGTCATCGCCGCGACCAACTGGGTCGGCTGTGCCCGGATCGTCAGGGCCGACGTCCTGGGCGTGAAGGAAATGGACTATATCGCGGCCGCGCGGTCGATCGGCGCGCGCCCGCTCGGACTGATCCTGCGGCACATCCTGCCCAATATCCTGTCCTCCTTCGTCGTCGTCTCGACCATGAATGTCGGCACCGTCATCCTGGCGGAATCCTCCCTCAGCTTCCTCGGCTTCGGCATCCAGCCGCCCGAGATCTCCTGGGGGCAGATGTTGAGCGAGGGACGCCAGTACCTGGCGACCAGCTGGTGGGTTGCGACCTTTCCCGGCATCGCGATCACGCTGACCGTGCTCGGCGTCATCCTGCTCGGCGACTGGCTGCGCGACCATCTCGACCCGCGCCTCGATTGA